The Nocardioides panzhihuensis genome has a segment encoding these proteins:
- a CDS encoding GntR family transcriptional regulator: MTVDEILATTANPPATSLAEQAYLYIRDRLVMLDIRPGAPINDAQIAAAIGMGRTPVREAIKRLEADHLVHSFPRRGTFATTIDATELSAIAEIRRQLAPHASRAAAERATEQQREQMRALAAQIGKGKLGDGDRTALMQVDKAAHGLIYQSSGNAHLEDILIRYDNLAIRIWWMVIDRLPDLAHHVVEQAQLLSVVAAGDGDQAEKLTLEHIGGFEREIRQVL, encoded by the coding sequence GCTTGCCGAGCAGGCCTACCTCTACATCCGCGACCGCCTGGTGATGCTCGACATCCGGCCGGGGGCGCCGATCAACGACGCTCAGATCGCCGCCGCCATCGGCATGGGCCGCACCCCCGTGCGGGAGGCGATCAAGCGCCTCGAGGCCGACCACCTGGTTCACTCCTTCCCCCGCCGCGGCACGTTCGCGACGACCATCGACGCGACCGAGCTCAGCGCGATCGCCGAGATCCGGCGCCAGCTGGCGCCGCACGCGTCCCGCGCCGCCGCAGAGCGCGCGACCGAGCAGCAGCGCGAGCAGATGCGCGCCCTCGCTGCCCAGATCGGCAAGGGCAAGCTGGGCGACGGCGACCGCACCGCGCTGATGCAGGTCGACAAGGCCGCCCACGGCCTGATCTACCAATCCAGCGGCAACGCTCACCTCGAGGACATTCTGATCAGGTACGACAACCTCGCCATCCGGATCTGGTGGATGGTCATCGACCGCCTTCCCGACCTGGCCCACCACGTCGTCGAGCAGGCGCAGCTCCTCAGCGTGGTCGCCGCGGGTGACGGCGACCAGGCCGAGAAGCTCACCCTCGAGCACATCGGCGGCTTCGAGCGAGAGATCCGTCAGGTCCTCTGA